The DNA window TTGGCGCTGCGGGGCTTCAGATTTTCGAAAGTAGCAATATAGGTGCCTTGTTAGAGCGGAAGAAATATTGGATGGTCTTGGAATATATACGTGGACATAGACAAACATCAGTTACAGATGGATATAAGGTACAAACGTATTGTTTTCGTCCGCTAGTCTTTCCCATCTATTATTTACAATAGTCTAAAAATCATGGCCCAACACATCATGTCCGCGGGCTTCTCAAAAACGTGACCACGCCGCTGCAGTATCCAACCAAATCATCCAGCCTGTTGCATTCCTTctcctgctgctccttcCACTCCTCAAGAGCCTTCAGCAAAGCCTTATTCTCCATCACCAAGTCAAAGTGTAGTCGGAGGAACACTGTCATCCACGCCTGCGTCAACTCGTAATCTTTTCGTGCTTGCAGTCTAGTCGTAAGCGCTCGGATgaatagcagcagctcgtttgactcgtcgtcatcgcccaGGGAAAGTGATCGAAGCTCCAGATCCGCGCttgaaggagagagagacttgAGGTGCTCGATGAAATCGTCGTCTGCGGATAAAAAGATTAGTACTTGTCCAAATGCTAGTTAGTGCAATAGAAAATGTCCACGCAGGATGCTTACAATTGTTGTtttcagcaccagcacgCAGCTTCGACGTAAATGCCTCTTCAAAGCGGTCCTGGTCATATCTCGAGATACGAGACTTGCTATCCATCTCTGCTTGCTCAGCATCGTCCTTGAGCCCAGGCGCTTGCGCACCAGAAGTGGAtggcaagaaaaagggagCCTTTTCGGGGAGCTTTGGCGCCTCGGTCGGCTTGTTTCGCTCCTTGATCAAATCCAGATGGAGCAGCGTCTGCCATCTGCTCTTGGGAACCAAACTCAACGTCATCAGGTCTGAGCTGATCTGATCAATTGAAGGCGCAACAACGCCACtgtcttcctcctcctggTCGTCTTCAAAGGCAGCTTCCAGCAAGCCTTggtttccttctccagccgTCGTAGGTGCAGCCACCAGACCAATTTCCGCTTCGGATATCTGGCGAGTTGGGACGTGCTTGTACAGGGCCTTGTTCGTCCATATCGTAACGCCAGGGCTATCCTCGAGAGCTGCAGCGAGATATTCGCCGGTGAATGACATGGCAACAGCTTTACAAGGCTTCTCCAACCGAATAGCATCGATAAGGTGGCTGGTGGGCAGATCCCATATCCTTATCACGGAATCGCGCGAGGCAGCGATAATCCACCGGCCATCGttggaaaagcaaaagtcGTTGATGACATCCTTGGGACCCCAGAATTCACGAATCGTCTTTTTCGTCTCCAGGTCCACAACTCGGATAGACAAATCATCGcaagaaaatgccaaaaggTTGTTGGCTGGATGGTATCGGCATCCAGTTGGGAATGTCATGGGTGCCCAGTCCAGCTGTTCAAGAAGGGTTCCTGTCAAAAAGTCCCAAAACTTGATCTTACCATCCAACCCACAAGATACCACAGTCTTGTTCATAGAATCGACAACTAAACCAGTAATGGCCTTGGTATGTTTACCGACGCCGGCGGGGTATTTTCGGTTGCCTTCGCTCTGTAGCTGGACAACATCATCTGCTTGTCGAAGTTgctgcatcttcagctgGCGAGCCTGCGCTGGCGTCAACTTGGACGGGAAGCGCTGGCGGTGGACACCAGATTGAAGATTGTACATGTCAATGCCACCAGCTCCGGAGCCGACCAGTGCGAAAGTTCCGCAAGGGCTGATGGCAACAGTGGTAACGTCGGTGCCGTCTCCTGTCGGGAGTGCCCAACGACCAGCTCTCTTTCGGCCCCAGAACCAGGTACGGGCGCAAGGGTCGCCCTTGTGAGCTGTGACAACACTTTCCCAGCCCGTCATGCCACTAAGCTCAgcgtccatcttcttgctgaGGTCTCGTCCCTTTTGCCAAATCTCCTGTTTCCCCGGCAATGCGCCAATGCCGCCATCGCGATTGAGCGAAGTGGCAATACAGGTGATTTCGGGGGCTTTGAGGTCTTCCAAAGTCGTTGTTGGACCATGTGAAAGTGCGCTGGTAGCCAGTATACcaatcttctttgccttcttgcGAATATTGCCTTGGCTGAGCTCCGTACTCTGGCCATCGCGGCGCATACTCCATCCCCAAAGACTCCTATCTTTGCCACCGCTGATGATCCATTTGTTTCCGGCTTCGGCGCCGTCAAAATCGGAAGGTAAGAACTGTAGGCAATTAACCGGTCCAGAATGTCCGCTACGTGAATGTAAGATTCTCGGGATAGGGGAAAAGGGTGTTTCGTCGAAGATCCACGTCTTCAGCGAGTTATCCCGGCCGCTAGAAACGATGACTGCCTGTCCAGACAGGAATTCGACTTTGCTGATACCGCCAAGAACAGCACCACCCTCGCCTGATGGTGGGTTGTGAGCGCTGCGTAGGACTCCCATCACACGACCTCCACGGTTTAGATCCCAGAAGGTGATGTCGCCAGAAGCCGGGGTAGCAGTGGCCATGACGCCATCCTTTCTACCGTCGTGTCCAGCTCCCAAGCCATCGGTCCGGAAGGATATTGAGGTAACGGGGGCGTCTGCATGCCCGGCTTCGACTTGAAGAACGCGCTTATCAGTCAGAACATTGGTGATGACCAGGGAACCGTTCGAGTATGCGATCGCCAGCATAGAGAGCGCTGGGGTTGGCTCGAGACAAGTGACAGCTCCAGAATCCGGCGAAGGCGGCAAAAGGGTATATATCAGCTTTCCGGTGCTAATATTCCAGATTTCAACCCAGCCGTCTTTGCGACCAACAAAGATCTTGTTCAGATAGGTTGGCATAGTGACAACGCCACCCGTGATCTCATGGC is part of the Trichoderma atroviride chromosome 1, complete sequence genome and encodes:
- a CDS encoding uncharacterized protein (BUSCO:EOG092D0GSP), with the translated sequence MPHSDPDGPLAKRQKVSTLANASETPSNSSRIFAPFRTVGLISPSNIPFTSVPLGKTTFQITTSVGRSLQTYDLLRGLNLVFVTRPQTLADITATLAWGKKVFAAWGGSQDGEPQGLWVFQRGRKIAEVALPSDLAEPIQQITIFGTWFIACAKTRIEVFKTATLEHYTTIHTMAASKGGHEITGGVVTMPTYLNKIFVGRKDGWVEIWNISTGKLIYTLLPPSPDSGAVTCLEPTPALSMLAIAYSNGSLVITNVLTDKRVLQVEAGHADAPVTSISFRTDGLGAGHDGRKDGVMATATPASGDITFWDLNRGGRVMGVLRSAHNPPSGEGGAVLGGISKVEFLSGQAVIVSSGRDNSLKTWIFDETPFSPIPRILHSRSGHSGPVNCLQFLPSDFDGAEAGNKWIISGGKDRSLWGWSMRRDGQSTELSQGNIRKKAKKIGILATSALSHGPTTTLEDLKAPEITCIATSLNRDGGIGALPGKQEIWQKGRDLSKKMDAELSGMTGWESVVTAHKGDPCARTWFWGRKRAGRWALPTGDGTDVTTVAISPCGTFALVGSGAGGIDMYNLQSGVHRQRFPSKLTPAQARQLKMQQLRQADDVVQLQSEGNRKYPAGVGKHTKAITGLVVDSMNKTVVSCGLDGKIKFWDFLTGTLLEQLDWAPMTFPTGCRYHPANNLLAFSCDDLSIRVVDLETKKTIREFWGPKDVINDFCFSNDGRWIIAASRDSVIRIWDLPTSHLIDAIRLEKPCKAVAMSFTGEYLAAALEDSPGVTIWTNKALYKHVPTRQISEAEIGLVAAPTTAGEGNQGLLEAAFEDDQEEEDSGVVAPSIDQISSDLMTLSLVPKSRWQTLLHLDLIKERNKPTEAPKLPEKAPFFLPSTSGAQAPGLKDDAEQAEMDSKSRISRYDQDRFEEAFTSKLRAGAENNNYDDFIEHLKSLSPSSADLELRSLSLGDDDESNELLLFIRALTTRLQARKDYELTQAWMTVFLRLHFDLVMENKALLKALEEWKEQQEKECNRLDDLVGYCSGVVTFLRSPRT